Proteins encoded together in one Urocitellus parryii isolate mUroPar1 chromosome 3, mUroPar1.hap1, whole genome shotgun sequence window:
- the Fzd1 gene encoding frizzled-1, with protein MAEEEAPKKSPAAGGSASWELCAGALPARPAEEGSGIAGSHRRSLAGPGRLVRRLLLLLWLLEAPLLLGVRAQAAGQGTGQGPGPGQQPPPPPPPPQQQQSGQQYNGERGISIPDHGYCQPISIPLCTDIAYNQTIMPNLLGHTNQEDAGLEVHQFYPLVKVQCSAELKFFLCSMYAPVCTVLEQALPPCRSLCERARQGCEALMNKFGFQWPDTLKCEKFPVHGAGELCVGQNTSDKGTPTPSLLPEFWTSNPQHGGGGHRGGFPGGAGSSERGKFSCPRALKVPSYLNYHFLGEKDCGAPCEPTKVYGLMYFGPEELRFSRTWIGIWSVLCCASTLFTVLTYLVDMRRFSYPERPIIFLSGCYTAVAVAYIAGFLLEDRVVCNDKFAEDGARTVAQGTKKEGCTILFMMLYFFSMASSIWWVILSLTWFLAAGMKWGHEAIEANSQYFHLAAWAVPAIKTITILALGQVDGDVLSGVCFVGLNNVDALRGFVLAPLFVYLFIGTSFLLAGFVSLFRIRTIMKHDGTKTEKLEKLMVRIGVFSVLYTVPATIVIACYFYEQAFRDQWERSWVAQSCKTYAIPCPHLQGGGGVPPHPPMSPDFTVFMIKYLMTLIVGITSGFWIWSGKTLNSWRKFYTRLTNSKQGETTV; from the coding sequence ATGGCTGAGGAGGAGGCGCCTAAGAAGTCCCCGGCCGCCGGCGGCAGCGCGAGCTGGGAACTTTGTGCCGGGGCGCTCCCGGCCCGGCCGGCGGAGGAGGGGAGCGGGATTGCGGGCAGCCACCGCCGTTCCCTAGCTGGCCCCGGGCGCTTGGTGCGCCGGCTGTTACTGCTGCTTTGGTTGCTGGAGGCTCCGCTGCTGCTGGGGGTCCGAGCGCAGGCGGCGGGCCAGGGGACGGGCCAGGGGCCCGGGCCCGGGCAGCAACCCCCGCCGCCTCCGCCTCCGCCTCAGCAGCAGCAGAGCGGACAGCAGTACAACGGCGAGCGGGGTATCTCCATCCCGGACCATGGCTACTGCCAGCCTATCTCCATCCCGCTGTGCACGGACATCGCATACAACCAGACCATCATGCCCAACCTTCTGGGCCACACCAACCAGGAGGACGCGGGCCTCGAGGTGCACCAGTTCTACCCACTGGTGAAGGTGCAGTGTTCCGCCGAGCTCAAGTTCTTCCTGTGCTCCATGTATGCGCCTGTGTGCACAGTGCTGGAGCAAGCGCTGCCGCCCTGCCGCTCCCTGTGCGAGCGCGCGCGCCAGGGCTGTGAAGCGCTCATGAACAAGTTCGGCTTCCAGTGGCCAGACACGCTCAAGTGTGAGAAGTTCCCGGTGCACGGCGCTGGGGAGTTGTGCGTGGGCCAAAACACGTCGGACAAAGGTACCCCGACGCCCTCGCTACTGCCAGAGTTCTGGACCAGCAACCCCCAGCACGGCGGCGGAGGGCACCGCGGGGGCTTCCCGGGAGGCGCCGGCTCGTCCGAGCGAGGCAAATTTTCTTGCCCGCGCGCCCTCAAGGTGCCCTCCTACCTCAACTACCACTTTCTGGGGGAGAAGGACTGCGGCGCGCCCTGTGAGCCGACCAAAGTGTATGGGCTCATGTACTTTGGGCCCGAGGAGCTGCGCTTCTCGCGCACCTGGATCGGCATCTGGTCGGTGCTGTGCTGTGCTTCCACTCTCTTCACGGTGCTCACGTACCTGGTGGACATGAGGCGCTTCAGCTATCCTGAACGGCCCATCATCTTCCTGTCCGGCTGTTACACCGCGGTTGCGGTGGCCTACATCGCCGGGTTCCTGCTGGAGGACCGGGTGGTGTGTAACGACAAGTTCGCTGAGGATGGGGCGCGAACGGTGGCGCAGGGCACCAAGAAGGAGGGCTGCACTATCCTCTTCATGATGCTCTACTTCTTCAGCATGGCCAGCTCCATCTGGTGGGTGATCCTGTCCCTCACCTGGTTCCTCGCGGCCGGCATGAAGTGGGGCCACGAGGCCATCGAGGCCAATTCGCAGTATTTTCACCTGGCTGCCTGGGCTGTGCCAGCCATCAAAACCATCACCATCCTGGCGCTGGGCCAGGTGGACGGCGATGTGCTGAGCGGAGTGTGCTTTGTGGGGCTCAACAACGTGGACGCCCTGCGTGGCTTCGTGCTGGCACCCCTCTTCGTATACCTGTTCATCGGCACGTCTTTCCTGCTGGCCGGCTTCGTGTCGCTCTTCCGCATCCGCACCATCATGAAGCACGATGGCACCAAGACCGAGAAGCTGGAGAAGCTCATGGTGCGCATTGGTGTGTTCAGCGTGCTGTACACAGTGCCAGCCACCATTGTCATCGCCTGCTACTTCTACGAGCAGGCCTTCCGGGACCAGTGGGAACGCAGCTGGGTGGCCCAGAGCTGTAAGACCTATGCCATCCCCTGCCCTCACCTCCAGGGAGGTGGAGGTGTCCCGCCACACCCACCCATGAGCCCTGACTTCACAGTCTTCATGATCAAGTATCTTATGACTCTGATCGTGGGCATCACGTCGGGCTTCTGGATCTGGTCAGGCAAGACACTCAACTCCTGGAGGAAGTTCTACACGAGGCTCACCAACAGCAAACAGGGGGAGACCACCGTTTGA